A section of the Spirosoma pollinicola genome encodes:
- the arfB gene encoding alternative ribosome rescue aminoacyl-tRNA hydrolase ArfB → MDATRLQPELQYQFARSGGAGGQNVNKVATKAELRFDVRNSQLLSDDERVILEEKLANKLTTEGELVLTHQTERTQLANKEKVTKKFYRLIEKAFEKPKPRKATKPSRSAVEERISQKKQKGDVKEKRRKVDY, encoded by the coding sequence ATGGATGCCACCCGATTACAGCCCGAGTTACAGTATCAGTTTGCCCGAAGTGGGGGAGCGGGCGGGCAAAACGTGAATAAAGTAGCGACCAAAGCTGAATTGCGTTTTGATGTGCGAAACTCGCAACTACTGTCCGACGACGAGCGGGTTATTCTGGAAGAAAAACTAGCCAATAAACTCACGACCGAAGGCGAGCTGGTATTGACCCACCAGACCGAACGAACGCAACTGGCAAATAAGGAAAAGGTAACAAAGAAGTTTTACCGGCTTATTGAAAAGGCGTTTGAGAAGCCCAAACCCCGCAAAGCGACAAAGCCATCCCGATCCGCTGTAGAAGAACGCATTTCGCAGAAAAAGCAGAAGGGTGATGTGAAGGAAAAGCGCCGAAAAGTGGATTACTAA